One stretch of Psilocybe cubensis strain MGC-MH-2018 chromosome 6, whole genome shotgun sequence DNA includes these proteins:
- a CDS encoding Glutathione S-transferase-like protein ustS, which produces MTIVLYDTPSKFPEKAWNFSAWKTRLTLNFKGIPYTTHWVEFPDIEPLYKKLGIPPSKNKPDGSPFYTIPSIYDPSTGVYISDSVVIADYLDKTYPDKPRLIPEGTLDVQSSFSDTVFHHLQPVFSVIGPSLIPKLNTPSADHMLARSSGQSQGPKPDTDVQWKAFEDGLNQMDAWYLRDGGKGPYLLGDIPSWGDIVMASVLTFLRIVVREDSKEWKDITSWNDGRWKSRSEIYRAWETSV; this is translated from the exons ATGACTATCGTTCTATACGACACGCCATCCAAATTCCCTGAGAAAGCATGGAACTTCAGTGCGTGGAAGACCAG GCTTACTCTTAACTTCAAGGGAATTCCGTACACAACTCACTGGGTCGAATTCCCTGACATCGAGCCCCTCTACAAAAAATTGGGTATTCCTCCCTCTAAAAACAAGCCGGACGGTAGTCCTTTCTATACCATTCCATCTATATACGACCCCTCAACCGGTGTTTATATTTCGGACTCCGTCGTCATCGCGGACTATCTCGACAAGACATACCCTGATAAGCCTCGCCTTATTCCGGAAGGCACATTAGACGTGCAGTCTTCCTTCAGCGATACGGTTTTCCATCACCTGCAACCGGTTTTTTCCGTTATAGGTCCATCCCTCATCCCAAAGTTAAACACTCCTTCGGCAGATCATATGCTAGCACGAAGCTCAGGGCAGTCACAAGGTCCAAAGCCAGACACAGATGTGCAATGGAAAGCGTTTGAAGACGGACTTAACCAAATGGACGCTTGGTATCTGCGAGATGGTGGAAAGGGGCCGTACCTGCTGGGTGATATTCCGTCTTGGGGAGATATAGTGATGGCGAGTGTCCTAACATTTCTCAGAATTGTGGTAAGAGAAGATAGCAAGGAATGGAAAGATATAACAAGCTGGAATGACGGACGATGGAAAAGTCGAAGTGAAATCTACCGAGCTTGGGAAACTTCGGTTTGA
- a CDS encoding Glutathione S-transferase-like protein ustS, whose translation MSIILYDIPSTLPDKAWTYNVWKARLSLNFKGIPYKTEWVELPDVEPLFEKLGVPPASKKPDGSPRYTVPAIHDPSTGVYISDSILIAQYLDKTYPDKPLLFPNGTLAIQSALNDAIYHNVKSVFPAILPTVLTKLNPVSSAYMINKHGSSLPTSFAENWKAFKDGLDQVDAWYSKNEKKGIFLLGDVPSWADIVLASFLVNVRKICGEESDQWREVEWWNGGRWKVHSEYFQNFETVV comes from the exons ATGTCCATCATTCTATATGACATACCTTCCACTCTACCGGACAAGGCCTGGACGTACAACGTCTGGAAGGCTCG GCTCAGCCTCAACTTCAAAGGCATTCCCTATAAGACGGAGTGGGTCGAACTACCTGACGTTGAGCCACTGTTTGAGAAGTTAGGAGTTCCCCCAGCCAGTAAGAAACCAGATGGAAGTCCCCGTTACACGGTTCCTGCAATTCACGACCCAAGCACTGGTGTCTACATTTCCGATTCAATCCTCATAGCACAGTATCTGGATAAAACTTACCCTGATAAGCCACTGCTATTTCCAAATGGCACATTGGCAATCCAATCCGCACTCAACGACGCCATATACCATAACGTTAAGAGCGTTTTCCCTGCCATACTTCCAACCGTGCTCACCAAGCTGAACCCTGTAAGCTCAGCATATATGATCAACAAACACGGCTCCTCCCTTCCCACTTCTTTTGCAGAAAATTGGAAAGCCTTCAAGGACGGGTTGGATCAAGTAGATGCTTGGTATTCcaaaaacgaaaagaaagGCATATTTCTGTTGGGCGATGTTCCTTCATGGGCCGATATAGTTCTAGCCAGCTTCCTGGTCAACGTCAGGAAAATATGCGGAGAGGAGAGTGATCAATGGAGAGAGGTGGAATGGTGGAATGGTGGTCGTTGGAAAGTTCATAGTGAATATTTCCAAAATTTTGAGACCGTTGTCTAA
- a CDS encoding Glutathione S-transferase-like protein ustS: MSIILYDIPSSLARKAWTYNVWKARFSLNYKGIPYTTHWIEFPDIEPTFKKLGVPPSSTQPDGSPYYTVPTIYDPSTGVYVSDSILIADYLDKTYPDKPLLFPSGTFGIQSAFNDGFFYHIKAVVPAMIPTILSNLHDVSSTYMVNKHGSLPPKPTFEDYWHSFKQGLDQIDTWYARNGDKGTFLFGDSPSWADIVVASVLVYVKIVFGEASREWREVESWNNGRWKELSGYFSAYETVI; the protein is encoded by the exons atgtcCATCATTCTCTATGATATACCTTCTTCTCTAGCTCGGAAGGCTTGGACCTATAATGTTTGGAAAGCTAG ATTCAGTCTGAATTATAAGGGTATTCCTTACACCACCCACTGGATCGAATTTCCCGACATCGAACCCACTTTCAAGAAACTAGGTGTTCCGCCATCGAGTACACAACCAGATGGAAGTCCTTATTACACCGTTCCAACGATTTACGACCCATCTACCGGCGTATACGTTTCCGACTCAATCCTCATTGCAGACTACCTCGATAAGACCTACCCAGACAAACCATTGCTATTCCCCAGTGGAACGTTTGGAATCCAGTCTGCCTTCAACGATGGCTTCTTTTATCACATTAAGGCAGTCGTACCTGCGATGATCCCAACTATTCTCAGTAATCTACATGATGTCAGTTCGACTTATATGGTCAACAAGCATGGATCTTTACCCCCAAAGCCAACTTTTGAAGACTACTGGCATTCATTCAAGCAAGGACTAGATCAAATCGACACATGGTACGCCAGAAATGGCGATAAAGGCACATTTTTATTTGGAGATTCTCCGTCTTGGGCTGATATTGTGGTGGCCAGCGTACTTGTATACGTAAAAATAGTTTTCGGGGAAGCGAGTCGCGAATGGCGAGAGGTGGAATCATGGAACAATGGCCGATGGAAGGAACTCAGTGGCTACTTCAGCGCCTACGAAACCGTCATTTGA